One Vibrio sp. 16 genomic window carries:
- a CDS encoding flagellin: MTITVNTNVSAMTAQRYLNKATGDLNTSMERLSSGQQINSAKDDAAGLQISNRLTAQSRGLDVAMRNANDGISIAQTAEGAMNESTAILQRMRDLSLQSANGTNSDSERTAINEEVSALQDELNRIAETTSFGGRKLLNGTFGEASFQIGASSGEAIIMGLTSIRADDFRMGGQSFISEQGKGKDWGVPANARDLKLEFTGKDGDLVTIDILAKDGDDIEELATYINGQTDLVKASVDEEGKLQLFASQAELKSDLSISGGLAGELGLNGGPGVQTTVQSIDVRSVGGAQNAVGIIDSALQYVDSQRADLGAKQNRLSHSINNLANIQENVEASNSRIRDTDFAKETTAMTKAQILQQAGTSILAQAKQLPNSAMSLLQ, translated from the coding sequence ATGACCATAACAGTAAATACTAACGTATCGGCAATGACCGCACAGCGTTATTTGAACAAAGCGACAGGTGACTTGAATACTTCAATGGAACGCTTGTCGTCAGGCCAACAGATCAACAGTGCGAAAGATGATGCGGCGGGTCTGCAAATCTCCAACCGCTTAACAGCACAGTCTCGTGGTCTGGATGTTGCGATGCGTAACGCCAACGATGGTATCTCGATTGCGCAAACGGCTGAAGGTGCGATGAATGAATCGACAGCCATCCTGCAACGTATGCGTGACCTATCGCTACAATCTGCCAATGGTACTAACTCAGATTCTGAACGTACTGCGATCAATGAAGAGGTGTCGGCGCTACAAGACGAGCTAAACCGTATCGCGGAAACCACATCTTTCGGTGGTCGTAAGCTACTTAACGGTACGTTTGGTGAGGCGTCATTCCAAATCGGTGCGAGTTCTGGTGAGGCAATCATCATGGGCTTAACAAGCATTCGTGCTGATGATTTCCGTATGGGCGGTCAAAGCTTTATCTCTGAGCAAGGGAAAGGCAAAGACTGGGGCGTACCGGCAAATGCGCGAGACCTCAAGCTTGAGTTCACAGGTAAAGATGGTGATCTGGTTACTATCGATATCTTGGCGAAAGACGGTGACGATATCGAAGAGTTGGCCACTTACATTAACGGTCAGACTGATCTGGTAAAAGCGTCTGTCGATGAGGAAGGTAAACTGCAACTCTTCGCATCTCAAGCTGAGCTTAAGAGTGACCTAAGTATCTCTGGTGGTCTAGCGGGTGAGTTGGGTCTCAATGGTGGTCCTGGTGTTCAAACTACCGTTCAGAGTATTGATGTAAGAAGCGTGGGTGGCGCGCAAAATGCGGTTGGTATTATCGACTCGGCGCTACAGTATGTTGATTCTCAGCGTGCTGACCTGGGTGCGAAACAAAACCGACTAAGCCACAGTATCAACAACCTGGCTAACATCCAGGAAAACGTAGAGGCATCAAACAGCCGAATTCGCGATACAGACTTCGCGAAAGAAACAACGGCGATGACCAAAGCACAAATTCTGCAACAAGCTGGTACTTCGATATTGGCTCAAGCAAAACAGTTGCCGAACTCTGCAATGTCACTATTGCAGTAG